TCTAATATTAATGTTTTAGTTTTACAGATTCATGAACAATTtttatatactaaaacacaGTTCCTTCCCAATGCTTTTTATGTTTGTTGGCTCTAAATGCAtcttaaaaaagaattacaagcAAATTTTTGGGAATATCTTATACAATGTATTGATTGAATCAACCAACTCTCATATAATTCGAGACTTTAACCATATTCTTAAACTTAATGAACGTATTGGTGCAGTTTATTCCTTACATCGCTCTACAATTCATTTCACTTTCAAAACTTTATAAATTAGGCTGACATATGAGATGGGGAAGTGGGTCACTTTTTTGGTCTCATTGCCTCTCACAAGCCCCTGAAACCGGTCTCACTTGTCTCAACGTGATAATTTCTTAGTAAGTTGCTTACATGCCCGACCATATGACGCTCATGCTGAAATTTATCTACCTCCATATAGCCAAACACTTTAATATTATGTTTAGTTACAAATTCACGCTACAGAGttcgtttttattttcctttttctaatGGATTGAAGGAGGGAAATTGGAactttattaaaatataaaaaagaaaccCATGCATTCAAATGTTTGTGTGGCCCAAATGTAAAAGCCCACATTTGTTTGAATGCTGCTTAAACCCTAACAAGCCAGTACGACGGTGTTCTTTCACTCTGTGATctcctctcactctctctcccaaATCCCCCGTCCCTCATTTCACATACGCTCACCCTCTGCCATGTCATCAATGGCGTACATTTCTCTCTCAAAACCCTACCGATGGCGACCTCGACCCTCCAATCCTCAGTCCCTCACGCTCCTCCGCCTCTTCAGCTCAACCGAATCCCCCACCGGAGCCACAGCGGCAACCGAGTCCGCCACTGAAGCCACAGCGGCAACCGAAGCTGTAGCCGCCGCCGAAGCAGCAGCCCCAGCCCAGACCCGTGTCCCAAAACCTAAGCAGCACCGTCATCGAAACCCAGAGAAGACAGAGGACATAATCTGCAGAATGATGGCGAATCGGGCCTGGACGACCCGGTTGCAGAACTCGATCCGGAACTTGGTACCCGAATTCGACCACAACCTTGTGTGGAATGTCTTGCACGGCGCTCGGAACTGGGAGCACGCCCTCCAATTCTTCAGGTGGGTTGAGCGGTCCGGATTATTCAAACACGACCGCGAGACCCATTTGAAGATTATTGAGATTCTGGGCCGGAATTTGAAGCTCAACCATGCCCGGTGCATCCTTCTGGACATGCCGAAAAAGGGCGTGCAACTCGACGAGGACCTcttccttgcactcattgatggcTACGGCAAGGCGGGCTATGGTAAGGCTGGCATTATTCAGGAGTCTGTTAAGTTGTTTGATAGTATGAAGGAATTGGGTGTGCAGAGAAGTCTCAAGTCCTATGAGGCTCTCTTTAAGGCCATTATGCGCCGCGGCCGGTATATGATGGCTAAGAGGTATTTTAATGCAATGTTGAGTGAGGGAATAGAGCCTGATAGGCATACTTATAATGTTATGATTTGGGGTTTCTTCATGAGCAAGAGGTTAGAGACCGCCAAGCGGTTTTATGAGGATATGAAGAGTAGAGGAATTTCCCCCGATCTGGTTACTTATAACACTATGATTCATGGGTACAATCGGTTTAAGATGATGGATGAGGCAGAGCAGTTGTTTGTGGAGTTGAAGGGGAGGAATATAGAACCTAATGTGATATGCTATACTACCATGATTAAAGGGTATGTTGATGTTGGGAGAGTTGATGATGCTTTGAGGTTGTTTCAAGAGATGAAGTCTTTTGGTATTAAGCCGAATGCTGTCACATTTTCAACTCTGTTGCCGGGGCTTTGTGAGGCTGAGAAAAAGGATGAAGCTGTGAACATGTTAAAGGAGATGGTTCAGAGGTATATTGCTCCCAAGGATAATGCAATCTTTGAGAAATTGCTAACTTTGATGTGCAAATCTGGGGATTTGGATTCAGCTGCTGATGTCCTCAAGGCAATGATTCGGCTGAGCATTCCCACAGAGCCTGGTCATTATGGTATCCTGATTGAGAACTTTTGCAAGGCTGGAGTTTATGATCGAGCAATCAAGCTGCTTGATAAGCTTATTGAGAAAGAAATTATTTTGAGGCCCCAGAGTTCTATCGAGTTGGAGGCTAGTGCTTATAACCCAATGATTGAGCATCTGTGCAACCATGGGCAGACTGAAAAAGCTGAAGTCTTTTTCCGGCAGTTGATGAAAAAGGGTGTTCAGGATTCAGTTGCCTTCAATAATTTGATGTGTGGGCATGCGAAAGAAGGAAATTCTGATTCTGCTTTTGAGATTTTAAGGATCATGGGTAGGAGAGGGGTCCCTGGAGAAGCAGATTCTTACAGGTTACTCATTAACAGCTACTTGAGTAAAGGTGAACCGGCTGATGCCAAAACAGCTTTGGACAGTATGCTTGAAAGCGGACATATTCCAGAGTCACCACTATTCAGGTCAGTTTTAGAGAGTCTATTTGAAGATGGGAGGGTTCAAACTGCAAGCCGAGTAATGAAGAGTATGGTAGAGAAGGG
Above is a window of Malus sylvestris chromosome 15, drMalSylv7.2, whole genome shotgun sequence DNA encoding:
- the LOC126603156 gene encoding pentatricopeptide repeat-containing protein At2g37230-like, which gives rise to MSSMAYISLSKPYRWRPRPSNPQSLTLLRLFSSTESPTGATAATESATEATAATEAVAAAEAAAPAQTRVPKPKQHRHRNPEKTEDIICRMMANRAWTTRLQNSIRNLVPEFDHNLVWNVLHGARNWEHALQFFRWVERSGLFKHDRETHLKIIEILGRNLKLNHARCILLDMPKKGVQLDEDLFLALIDGYGKAGYGKAGIIQESVKLFDSMKELGVQRSLKSYEALFKAIMRRGRYMMAKRYFNAMLSEGIEPDRHTYNVMIWGFFMSKRLETAKRFYEDMKSRGISPDLVTYNTMIHGYNRFKMMDEAEQLFVELKGRNIEPNVICYTTMIKGYVDVGRVDDALRLFQEMKSFGIKPNAVTFSTLLPGLCEAEKKDEAVNMLKEMVQRYIAPKDNAIFEKLLTLMCKSGDLDSAADVLKAMIRLSIPTEPGHYGILIENFCKAGVYDRAIKLLDKLIEKEIILRPQSSIELEASAYNPMIEHLCNHGQTEKAEVFFRQLMKKGVQDSVAFNNLMCGHAKEGNSDSAFEILRIMGRRGVPGEADSYRLLINSYLSKGEPADAKTALDSMLESGHIPESPLFRSVLESLFEDGRVQTASRVMKSMVEKGVKENMDLVAKILEALFMRGHVEEALGRIDLLMQSGCTPQFDSLLSVLAEKGKTIGALKLLDFCLERDCSVDFSSYDKVLDALLEAGKTLNAYSILCKIMEKGEASDWSSTKDLIKSLNQEGNTKQADILSRMIKGGEKSGQSKKGKKEAVVAS